Below is a genomic region from Ziziphus jujuba cultivar Dongzao chromosome 7, ASM3175591v1.
tcctatatataaatagttatcctcttatttggaaaaattttagataaattttagaccataaattacatgtaataagAAAAATTCTAGATAAATTTCGTATGAGAGACCATAAATTACATGTAATACTGTTCCCAATTACATCCAATGAAATTGAATATCAAGGTTAACGtcgcaaaaaagaaaaacaaaaaaccaattctatttgtttttgtttttttcttggttatatttttaaacataaacgttagtttgaaaataattttagatttaactatctattaactttttttttttttttgataagacAACTTAATATTATCCGATCAAGTGCAGCCAATGGTAATGTTCACATCTTTAATACGTGAGATTCTCGTTCCAAATCATTCAATGATAAATTGATAATAGtagcttttaaaatatatatatatatatatatatatatatatataattgatcaaaaacaaataaaaagaagcaaatgattttaattttgaaacaaaatagctattaataaatattcatgcatcttaaatatttatttttcttaaattaaaaaaaaaattatatatatatatatatatatatatcacagaTTTTAACTTCAGGATTAGTTATTCGGGTGGCCAAATGGTCCAACTCTCATAGTCTTGCCTGCTTTCATTTtctaaatatctttttattttaatttaataattacgAGTAAAATCTTTTAAAGCTTCTCTTGACGAGGTCAAATTACATCTTCTTTCAAATGCAAATTAATGAGGCAATttcatataatttgttatctgAATCTCTTTATAGTTttcttacattattttatttatttatttattttataacttgGTTAGGTTCATAGTGACCTTTTGAAAATATTGTACCATACAATTAAGAAATCAGCGAATATggaattgattgcttttgacgTGTAATATACAATGGAGAAATTAGCGAATAATTCCCTCACTTTTCTccctactttatatatatatatatatatatattttttttttcattttatctcCAATTTAataacactattttttttttatatccaatttaACCACTTCATATAGTactacaattatttatttatttaataataatagagatattaaaaaatctattaaaatatatacaaattgtaTGTACTCTACTGTTTTGGTCAACTACTATTATATAATTGTCCCTACAGAGATAACTAATAAATggtaaaatacaatttaatttttttttttttgttttttttttgtgtgtgtgtgtgtgtgtgtaatgatatatatttgaatcTTTCCACCTTTAATGTTAGACAATAAATTTTATCGTAAATAAATCACTATCTTGAGTCTTTGACTATGTTGAAGCTCAATCCATTAAGGACGAAAAATAAACATAgaatatttgtaaatatatcaaataatatagaaATTCCGAAATATAGGAATTTGATTGTACCCACAGGGTTCATATAGTTAATAATTTAGCCCTTACCATGGATTAGTCTGCTAATAGCCGGGTTCAAATAAAACTTATTATTCTttcgaataaataaataaaactttaataatatgtcaaaaaaaaaaaattaatactttaATAATCTCAGGTGCCATTTCTTTTGTGGGCCACTGGTGGAAAATTGGAGAGGTCAGGACTCCGACGGCCCTCCCTCCCACGTTAACAATTCGGTGACATTCACCAAATCTTGAATCCCACTGCTACtgttttgtttcattgtttcaAATAGATCTCAATATCATATGAACTTCCACTATATAGAACagaacaaaacaaattattcaacaaaaatagaaccaaaaaaaaaaaaaaaaaattgaacatcaTTCAAGAAAACTCGAAATGCTTCAAAACCCAAATTGGGAAGTGAGTAGGAGATTCAGTCTGCCATTTCTCGCGTACAAAATTATGTACAAACCATTGctatcatatattttaaagaaattccGCATCCTTCTTGTCTTGCCTGACCAACTTTCTCTCTATCGATATACGTATAACATTACCATTTACTCACAAGACTTAACTTTTTATTCTCTTGGCTTCAGGAAATATTATGAAATTGGCCATCTGCTTCATCGGTATTAAGAGAGAAAATATCGACAGGAACGCTTGTGCAGTCGAAACGGCAATGATCCTTTGATCTCCCATTTACCGGACCCTGTGAATGATCCAGGTATATCACAATTACAGTTATATCGTCATGGAAATGGCGCCTTACCcctttttcaattctttttatgTCATTGTATCTCATTTCTCTTTTCCGTGCAGCCTCCTGAACTGCAGTCCTTACCAATCTCTTTGCTATTCCCTGAGATGACAGTATAAGCACCTTGTAATCTCATACGGATAACAAAAACAACAAGGCAGTACATGAAGATCTCTGCGATGCAACAACTTAAAAGTGATGGTATTATGCAAGTACTTACAACTCTAGGATTTTTGAAGACAATTTCAACAGCTGCTTCATCACTTAAATGCTCCCAGAGACCATCTGATGCAAATATCAAAAACATGTCCTCTGGCTCCAAGTTTCTTGCCACTATTGAGGGTTCTGCTGTCACAACAGCCCTTTTTAAAGGAATAGGGAATCCAAATTGATGGAAAAGAGGGTCTCTATTGAACTCAGGTTTCTTCAAGTAAACATCTCCAATCGATCTCGAGACctgaaaggaaaatgaaaatttaagacCTACTCTGCAGGAAATACCATGttacaaaattttccaatacaAATAAAGTAGCAGCTAAGCTATCAAGAATTCAGCAATGGTGGCAGCGTAGTTATTGATGTAATCATGCAGGCTTTACATGATTTCACAATGGTCAGAAATCTTACATCATTGCACTTAATTGCTTATGAGAGTGAATTTCACAACAAGAATAacaactatatttttattatgactAGTGCCACAATATAATTGTTTCCAGCTCCTCATATGCAGTCCATAaataatgtatttaatttgaaacACTTAAATTTTTAGCATATGTAGAAAAGTGCGCAAAAGAGGCATAAACGAAGAAATAGAAGGGTGCAACTAAATACAGGGAGAATAATGCACCCACGTCAAAAAGGTTCAACCAGAAATGGtgacaattgaaagaaattttaatttttttccttcagaAACTACAAGGAAAGAATTGGTATACTAAATCTATTGTTTCAAGGAGCAATGGGATTCCAAGAACAGAATATAAGAGTAATGGGAGAAAATACAGCCAGAAGTAAACGACATATTTAGACAACAGAAATTCAATAAAAGACAGAAACAGTAAGCACACTATACGACTCTTAACTAGAAGTGAAAAAGAAACATCAATTTTGATCTCCCTATACAACTCAGCCAAGagcaatccaaatataaatatcaaatctAATTGCAACAAATATAGCAAATCTCATGTGTGATGTGCCAATGGGTCACACTCTTTACCGAATGAAAACTTTGATAGATTATCAGAAATTCAAGTATTCATCATCTCTCATCATGGAGATTAATTACCATGGAAAATTGAATTACCAAGAAAAATGATTACTACCTGAATAATGCCCTTAATTCTCCAAACTCCACGTGTATAAACTACAATGTGTGAATCATCAGGGTGAAGTTCCTTAACCTCCTTCCTCACTTCCTCCACTGCAACATTATGATCAGTAGATAATCGCTCTGCAACAACAACCACACTATTTGGAGTCCCCTCGGATTCTCTCCGGCCAAGAACCACCCTTGAGTCCCCAAGATTAGCCACATATAAAATGCCATTTGATATTACGCCAACAAGACAACATGAACCCACTGAAGCAATCTGTGGCTTAGATGGCCATGATCGCTTCACTAAGTGCAAGAACTCCTCCTCGGTTGCATTAAATGCTTTTTTTATCACATCCTCCGATAACCCACCTTGTTCTGTCGAAAACTCTGAGGAGAGCAATaccaattttagatttttaaagacccaaaaaaaaaatttttttttttaaattatgtctTTCCTCAAATAGAATAATCAAACAGAAAACCAGCCTAGTCAAGTGGAGATCTTCTTTTTTATCTCAAGTCCATAAGATAAATAAAGTGACAAACCGATATGAAAACTActcaaattcaaagaaaatctCATCCTAGAATGTAAAATTTTCAGAATTTTGAGGTGGGGTTGTATTGTATATATACTTACTTTGAATGAAAGGGAAGAGGTGGTGGGTGATAAAACGAGAAGCTTCAGGACCGCCATGGCCATCGTAAACACCAATATAGGTTGCAGAAGGGGATGTAAAGACCTGAGCTTGATCTTCCAGAGACGAATTGGCTTGAACCACTGCAATCGAATAGTCACCTGAAGCGTAAGGCTTCAGGTCCATATGCCACAGAAGCTCATCTCCTCCATTTCCTCCTCTAAAGCACTTCTCCAATGGTTTCCGACATAGTTCCAACATCTTTTTATCAACTGCGTCTCTTCTGCTTGTAAATGTACCCCAAAAAAAACTGCCGTTGGGTAAAGATTTTGATTCttgttttctcaaaaaaaataaataaataaataaataaaaattcctttttcttctcttcttttcttctggGTGGGGTTTGGTGGTAAACGATTGTGGAACAAAGAAAATGAGACAACGAAACGGACTAAATTCGGTAGAGACGCGGGGATGCCGTGTTTAAGATTATGAGGAGGATTTTCTGGGAAATTTTTGggctctccttttttttttttttaaggtttttttctGTGAGGGTGACGAGAGGACCAACCGTGGaccaaaaaaacccaaaagacTAACAGACTTTAAAGGggttttagtttaatttaataaaatttctgtAGGAGCGAATTTGAAATATTGTTTgggtaaaaaaagaaagagaggaccGCGTTGTTAAACAGTCGGATACAGATCAGATGGCTGAAAGTAAACGGTTCTAATCAAATGTGGAGTTGACGTGTACAGAGGGACACATATCTAGTAGTGGTGGTGATGAGCATGAAGATAAAAATAGAATCATATTCTTCGCATAACCTGAATTTTGTATGTGAAATCTGAAGCCTAAAGTCACGCACCCTGTATTTTAATCACGTATTTTCCACGCGCTTATTTGGTatattccatcttttttttttttatctttttggaaACCATTTAACATGTAAACGAAGACTCTTGACTCCCAATCGGCATTATAATATTTTCTCGATGTTTTGGAGTGTTGAGTGAGAATTGTTCAATTATACCGTAAAATTCACGAAAAGAAGGTCCTATAATATTTCATAGATTATAAAATTTACCACTTGGATAGCAAAAGCTTCTTTAATTAATAGCTTATATCCTTATGAAAATCCCTTTCATTCCAGCCAAGTGATAAGCAAAACAATTACTTATgagtagaaaaataaaagaagaaatgataagaaaacaatattaaattttagaaagaaaataaatctaaTATGTTTTGGGGAAACAAAATTTATATGGTGATGACAACCTAGTTTGATAAATCAAGTGGTTATTAGATTTATATTGCAGATGGATACAAGCTGTTTGACACTATATTTTCTTGTATTATGGATATGTAATGTTGGAATTTATTAAAGTCAATGATAGATACAAAAATACCTTTCTACAGTAACTTTAAAGAGATGCAACTGTATATTACCTAAAAAGAGATACTATTGTAGATACAATATGAAAGTAACTTCGTTTATCAAAAAGTATGAAAGTAAGTTAAATCAAGTCGTTCAAATTTCAAAGTCATCGATAGCGTGCTTTTTTGACTTTCAGTCATTCTCTTCCATATGGACCCTGCAAAGAGGAAAAATGAAACCCTACCATCCACGCCTTTAATAAGTTGAAAACAATCTGATTTTGAAATTAAACATCTTCTACTTATGCACTCGCTTAcgctaattattatatatatctatatctattgTCAATCTATATATAATAGCAAAACATTTTATCAATGAAcgatttttgtaattaaatctaaaataaaatatataattgatgcATAATTCCACCACTAGACAATTACAAAGGCTGTGTGTAAGCATTAATAAATTGGGTACCTGAAGGTTATGACAAACAGGAAGCTTCAATCACAGTAACTTTCTGATATTTACGAGAAAAACTGAATAAtagtgtatttggattttaggtTAAGTAGCTAGTTTGGTGAGGAGCCCtatggttttaaaaattaaaaaaaaaaaaaaaaaaaaaacaagaaaaaaagaaagaaaagaaagtgtcATATTTTCTTTGATGTCACTCTCCATAATTCTTGGAATACACATTATAAGCGAATTTCATGGGAGTGTGAGACAAAAGAAGactaaatcaaagaaaaattaattgctTTTTGAAGAAACCAAAAGAAATTGCATAGATCCAAGCCACAAAATCCATAAGACACAAAACTTGTCACATCGTGAGTTCCACATATATTTATGCTTAGAGACTAGACTTCAGTATTTATTTGGTATTAACAGgtgaaaatagaatttttatttatagggtttttcataataatcattataaaaaaaattagaaaattaatggatatttgattataagtaaaaaaaacTAGAGTAAATAATTATCGGAATcttacatataaattaaaaaaaaatttaaaaagtttaaaatttaaacttttttaaaatagttaaaaaaaaaaaaatttttaggtCAAGAAGTGTTTTAATTGTTCTCAAAAACCTTTAATTTTTGCTAAAAGAGGTTTTTAACCATCAAAAAGagtttttacattaaaaaaaaaaaaagtatcaaacGGACCTTAATCTCGCTCCATGAGATTGATTTTTATAGTGAGAAACATTCAactgaaattaaaaattacattccATTTCAACGAGGTTGATAGGACACACTTCAGAAGCTCCGCGCTTCCGTGTTGGGTTAAGGAACGGTAGGTTTAGAGATTTAGAGTCCTTGTAACAtcatttacctttttttgtCTCA
It encodes:
- the LOC107434668 gene encoding probable protein phosphatase 2C 63, producing MLELCRKPLEKCFRGGNGGDELLWHMDLKPYASGDYSIAVVQANSSLEDQAQVFTSPSATYIGVYDGHGGPEASRFITHHLFPFIQKFSTEQGGLSEDVIKKAFNATEEEFLHLVKRSWPSKPQIASVGSCCLVGVISNGILYVANLGDSRVVLGRRESEGTPNSVVVVAERLSTDHNVAVEEVRKEVKELHPDDSHIVVYTRGVWRIKGIIQVSRSIGDVYLKKPEFNRDPLFHQFGFPIPLKRAVVTAEPSIVARNLEPEDMFLIFASDGLWEHLSDEAAVEIVFKNPRVGIAKRLVRTAVQEAARKREMRYNDIKRIEKGVRRHFHDDITVIVIYLDHSQGPVNGRSKDHCRFDCTSVPVDIFSLNTDEADGQFHNIS